The genomic interval TGAGGAGTTTGGGTCAACTTCCCCAGACCATGGGAGTCGGGACAGTTCTGGAGAACCTGATACCAGGGCCAATCCTAGGAGTCAGTTACTCCAAGGAAACCCAAAGCAAAAGCAGAAGCAGACCCAGGATCAACCTTGGAGTGCCCTGGGTCTGGCCTTGGTCCCCAAGACTGATCAAGTGACTGCAGGTGCATAGCCGCGTCATTCAACTCTCAAGTCCTCCCCTGGCCATGCCTGCTTTCCCAAGGCTGGCAATCAGAATTAGAATGGCCTGTGTTCTGAATGGAGAGGGAGGCCAAGTTTACTAAGTGTGCCCATGCCAGTACCCTTAACACTGAATTTGTGTTGCAAGGACTCTTGGGCGTTTACCTACCTTTAAGAGACAAGGCTCGGTCTACATACCTCGTTCAGAAGGAAGAGTGCACTTTTCTTCCCAGCCAGTTGATTGTATGGCATAGATAGacctgtgtctgttttgtttctgattcTTTCTGTACCCAATAGGCATAACcattgtttaagatttttttttctttattttagactTAGCCTCTAGTTCTTTACTTCCGTACCTACTAACACCTTGTGTTACCTCTTCACCACCTTTCCACTCTCCTCACCTCCCTAACACTCACATTACTAGAAACATTTGGAAGAATACAGCGAGGGCTGGCTCGTTTATCCTGAATTTATATTGATTAGCTTTTTTATGAACCCCACTTTAGTGgggtgttttttagtttttttaatagttgatttacaacgttgtgttaatttctgctgtatagcaaattgattcagttatacatatatatacattctttttcatgttcttttccattatggtttatcacaggatatgttGATAAACTTTTGACCAAACGCTAGAGGTTTTGATCTGGGTAACCTAAGAAGTTGAAGAAAAAGACATTGGCACTCATTATCAATGCCTTTTGATAGCATTTATGTGACTAAATAGGTATGGGACCACAGCTAATCATCTGCAAAAGGCCTTTTGAAGATAAGGGGTTGCCTAGATCACTGAAATATTAAACTTCCCTTTCCAACCTATAGTTGTGATTTGTTATATTTCAGGGGGAAAATATCAGATACACAGAAAGACTGGAAATTCTTTGAGGTGAGTCACTTACATTTAGGGGCTCTGCTCTTTGATATGAAACATGAAGTATAGCAACAACCAATAGACATTTGTCAGGCacctatttttaatgaatatcctTTCTACAAAGGATACTAATAAGCTGTGTGCCACTCCTTAAATCTTTAGTCTGATTTTCCTCCTGCAAAGGTGAGTACATGTATAATTTTCCGCAGCCCTTCAGGCATGTGGAGAGAGCGGGGCACCTGGGTTTGCGACTACTTAGTAGTGTTCTATAGACAGGTGGAAGCTTTTCATGTCATAACTGTGGGTTCCGATTCTCGTCTGTTTTCTGTCGTAGTCCTTTTATACTTTCTGTACGTATGTAGCCTGGATTGTCTTCCGACGTCAACACTTCACAGAGATTGAGGAAGAAATAGGGAGGCTCTTTCGTTCCGACATGTTCAACATTCCTCGAAGGAAGCGCGAGGATGAAGAgtcaggagggaaaaagaaacgCATGACTTTTGTACAGTTCAGGTATGACCTTTTGACTCTCCTAAGCTCAAGGACATTTCTAGAAAACAAGATGATGTGACCTAAatgtcacccccacccccaggagaatGATGGCAAAGCGCCCAGCTATGAAAAAAGCCATTAACGTGCGCTCTCCAGTCATGTCTACTCTGCTGCCCTCTCTCAGAGAAAAAGCTCAGAGTATCTCTGGAAAAAAGTACCATCAAGTAGGCATGAAATTCCCAGCCCGGATGCAAGAGCACAAGGAAAATCTGGACTCTGTGCACATGCCAATGTAAGTGGcccaaggagagaggaaggagagaaggctgAATGTTGCTTCCTAGGTGGGACCCAGGAGGGGCAAGGGCTCAGACATGGTGCCTCTGCCAGAAAACTGAACAAAGGTGGAAGCACCGTCTTCCTaccatcccctcctcctcttgACCTGTTTTCTTTCCAGATCAGCTCTTGGTATACCCATCTAGACTAGAAAAAACTAGAAAGTTATGCTAGACTTCAAATAGTTCTAATTTGGTGATGTGAGTAGCAGACTTTGTAAGACTGAGGTTTTCCTGTTAGAAGAATCATCTTTGGGAAATAAGGGAAGGGCCAGTACAAAATCTTGCTATGGGTCGAGTTTTTGAACCCATATTTAAgaaatagatgtgtgtgtgtgtgtgtgtgtgtgtgtgtatcagtcTTAGCTTTATACACACGCACAAGTCAACTATATACTGGCTTGGCCAAAAactttgttcaggtttttccataagatgttacagaaaaacccagacAAACTTTTTTGCCAACCCAATACCTTAGTCTTTGGCCTCAGCAAATATTCAGCTATACCAATAATTCTTTCCACAGAGTTGGCATCCTGGGGGAGCCTCGATGTCAGTTCAACCCCCATACCCTTATCCCCCTTGATACAGAAGAAAGCATGAAGTCTGGGAGACAGTCTTCCATGATAGAAAGAAATAACATGAGGATTCAGGATACACTGGACTTAGTCATGAGAGCGCTGTCCTCTCAAACAACATTCCCTAAATAATCTGTACATTCCATTTCTGTAATTAATTCCTGTATTTGAAGTAAACTACTTTGACTTAATCACTTTATACAGGACTAGTGTttattattaaactttaaaaattgttcaaattattttgttaaaagttCAGCAATAGACTAAAGAATTCCAGAAAGCTTTTGAAAAGCTCATTTTCCTATATTTAATAGtttgctttgttatttatttacttccttgGCTTTTACATGACCATTTAGAGTAATGTATTAGGACATTTAGTGAGTGTTCTAGTGGACTAGTGAAGAAacattctgtttattcatttctaaGTTCCTTTTTGTTTCATGAGAGAGTGTAATTGgtacatttgaaaacaaaatttcataaaaaggcaaattgaatatttttaacattaaatctCTTTCTATGGCTATATTATTATTGGCATTGGGATATACAGTACATCTGACTCATTTAAAAGCCTTTTAGCATatatgtttcattcattttttttcatttattcatttaacaacaCATATGTTTCAAGCCCCTGCTCCATTCAAAGCCTTGTgctggaaaaggtaaggaaaaaagGTCATCAAGACAGAGACCATATCCTCTGGTCTGAGTAGTAGAGAGGATCAGTAAAACACATGCCTGCTAATGATCCAACATTGAATGTGTTAAAGGCCATTAAAGAGGTAAATCCAAGTGCCCTTTGAGACAGATCAGTAGAGCCCTCACTTCTGGGGGAATCGGGAGCATTGAGATTTGAATCTGGTGTTGGCAGGGACTGGGTGGCACTAAAGGGGGACCTCCAGTCAGAGGAAGgccatgtgcaaaggcacagagatgaAAAGGTATGCCCTGTGACCGAGGAAGGCACACCCATGGGTGTGCGAGGGGCAAGGTGTGCGAGGGGGAGCAGAAGAAGAGCGGGCTGCAAAGGTCAGCTGAGCCTCCACATGCCCCACCAGGGAGTGAGCTGGATATTATCTGGTAGGCAGTGAAGCTTAGGACCCGCTGATGAAACCCTTTCATTGGCTGCTGATTATATAgtatcatcatttaaaaagtccTATAGGAGTTTCGCCAACTAAAATAACCGGTCTGAATTTACCTTTCTGTGGCCACAGGTTTATCCCCAAACTTCAAAAATCCTCCTTTCTGCATTTAGCTAAAAGTTCGTTTAACGGAAAAAACTGGATGCTTTTTCCCAGATTTAATATCAAGAGCAGAGGAACAGCAGCTCCAGCCTGTCAATCATGTGGGGCAGCTTCTGTTCAGCAGGCACTCTGTCTTCACTCTCATCCTTTATGTTCCAGGTCAATTCCTGTTATTCCTGTTAAAActgcaaagtttttaaaaatcaaaatcctgaggggggaaaaaagaaaaggaaaaaaaagagggggggagaaaaaaaaagaggggaaaaaaaagaaaaaaaatcctggactATGAACGAACCCTTCTTGGACTTTTTATTTACATAGAGCATTTGGTTACACACTGTCGTAACAAATTTTTATCTAGAACATGTTGACATggtttgatttttgatttttggtttttggggtttttttgttttttgtttcttgatatttaaaaaaataaaccctggGAATTGTAGGACTTTTATAACTGTCTTTACTAGGGCATTGggcttttttttcctgcctcctttctGACCTATGAGGCTTCAGTGTACttcatttattaattccttcAACTGttgattcattttttcattctacaATTACTATATCTCCACTCTGTGTTAGGCACCCTGTTTAGTCCTGGGAATTCAGTATGGAAAAAGTATAGCCAGCTCTGACTTGGAACTGACAGTCTTGGGGAAGACAGATAGGAAATGAATACTCAGATAATGAACTAATTGCAATGATGATGGATGTTGCAAAAGAGAGGCCTCATCTGCTTCCAGTATGACTCAGGTGGTTATTGGCAGGGCTGAGTTCCTCTCAGGCTGTTGGACTGAGGCCTCGGCTCCTCGTAAGCTATTGGCCCAAGACCTTTCTTAGTTCTTTGCCACACGAGTCTCTCCAAAAGGAGCTTGCAACATGTCAGTTGGCTTCATTAGCGTGAACaagtgagagaggaagagagaatgtgCAAGCAAGACAGAAGTTAGTCACTTACAACCTAATGTTGGAAGTGATATTCCATCACTTTTGCTCTACTTTATTCACTAGCAGCAAGTCACAAGGGCTAGCCCACTCACAAGGGAAGGGGACCACCAAGGCCATGAACACCAGGAGGTAAGGATCACTGGGGGTCATCTGAAAAGTCAGCCCGCCACTCTGGCAGAAGAAACATATGAAAGTCTTGAGGCTGGAAGCAAAGCTCCTTCAAGTTGCTGAGATAAGGCTTTTGAGGCTGTAGAGAGGAAGGGTAGAAGGATGAGATGTGGCTGGAGAATAAGCAAGAGCCCTATCATGGAGGGTTCTATAAGTCTATTATGGATACACTTAAGATCAGTGTGGGTTGTTGCAGTGTGATTGTGCAGTTTTTGTCTTGCACAAAGTCACCAGCGAAGGAAGTGGATGGGGAATGAGATCCAAATGCATATCTTCACCTCATTCTGGATCTTTCCAGGTGGAGTCCCTTTTTGTAATTCACAAAGCAGCAGTCTTGAATGGGTACCCTTTAATGGTTTTTAAGCAGGTGCATTGTTTAAGCTTACCAAGAGGggttttttaattcaaaatattcaagtaagagaacaaaaagacaagctacaagctgggggaaaatatttgcaaaacatgtatcCGATAGAGGATTTGTAtgcagaatatacaaagaactcttaaaaacaacaagaaaacaaacagtccagtcaaaaaatgggcaaaaagtaTGAACAGACACCTTATCAAAAAAAATATACTCAGGACAAACAAGCATATGAAGAGATGCTCTACATTATTTGTCATTAGGGAATGGAAGTTAAAaaagcaatgagataccactacacacttattagaatggctaaactgacaataccaaatgctgatgaggattcagaacaacaggaactcttattcattgcAGAGtcaaaatgatgcagccactttagaagacaATTTGAAGTTTCttactttaattttcttacagttaATATGAAAATGTAATAGATAGCCAACACAgtcttggaaagaaaaacaattggaGGGCTAACACATTCTGATTTCAAacttactacagagctacagAAATCAAGGCTGTTTAGTACTGGTATAAGAATAGAcatttagatcaatggaatagaattgagtccagaaataaacccatacatttatggCCAACTGATTTTCAACGAGTGTGCCaggacaattcaatggggaaagaatagtcttctcaacgaacagtgctgggacaactggatgttcccatgcaaaagaatgaagttggattcCTACCTTACACTGTATATAAGCTTTCACTCAAATGGgccataaacctaaatgtaaggactaaaactagaaaactcttaAAATGTAGGTGTAACCTTCATgatcttgggttaggcaatggtttcttaaatatgaatgaCGCCAAAAAcataagcaaccaaagaaaataattaatagattggacttcatcaaaattaataacttttgtgcttcaaagaaaaCTATCAAGAAAATGGGGTGATGATTGTATagcaactctgtgaatatactaaaaaaaatggaattgtacactttaatgatgaatttatggcatgtgaattatatatcaataaagctgttataaagaaaaaagtgaaaacacaattcacagaatgggaggaaatatttgcaaatcctatatGTAATAAAGGTCTTGTATTCAGAATACATAATGAACTCTTACAGTTTgacaataaaaactaaataatccaatttaaaaatcgGCAAAAGCTTTgaatagacattactccaaagaagatatacaaatggctaataagcacatgaaaaaacaCTCAActttattagtcattagggaaatgcaaatcaaacccacagtgaaatcccacttcatacccactaggatggctatgaGCAAAAAGTTAGAGAAgaacaagtgttgatgagaatgtggagaaatcagaaccttcACAACATtcctgatgagaatgtaaaatgatgcagccactttagaaaactgcttgtcagttcctcaaaaagttaagcatataCCATATGACCTAACAATTCCATTCTtaagatatatacccaagagaattgaaaacatatgtttacacaaaaacttgtacacaaatgttcaaagaagcatcattcataatagccaaaaaagtggAACAAACCAAATGACCAacaaatgatgaatgaataaacaaaaatgtggtatatccatgcgatggaatattacacaaccataaaaagaaatgatgtacTAATTCATGCTACAAGGTGAATGAAGcctgaaaacatcatgctaagtgaaagaagccagacacaaaaggcaacATATTCTATGATTACaatgatatgaaatgtccagaatagggaaatccatAAAGAcaaggtagattagtggttgccagactctaaggggaggagagaatggggagtgactgataacaagatttctttttggggtgataaaaatgtcctggaattagatagtgcTAATGGTTACACAACTTTGTCAATAGACTATCACTGAATTGTAAACTTTaagagagtgaattttatggtatgtgaattatatctcaattaaaaacaaaacaagtctgAGAAATTGCCACATGATGTCTAAATCTAATCTAGTATCCTGGATAGGATcctgaaacaaaaaaaaggatattatgTAGAAACTAAGGAAGTCCTAATAAAGCAtggattatagttaataataatgtatcaatattggttccttaatgtaccatactaatataagatgttaataatcaGTAACTGGATGTGGGGATACAGGAATTCTCTATcatatctttgcaatttttctttaagactgttctaaaataaaaagttgattttaaaaaatattcagcaaatacttatgtCGTACCTGATATGTGGGCATAGAGCTGGACCACATATGGTCTTTGTTCAGGTTGCCCTCTGCACAGAAGTGGAAGAATAAGATAAACACATGCACCAAAAAGGAGGCTAGAAGCCAGAAATCAAGAAACACTATGCAGTAGGGCTTAAAGGAGAGAGCCTCTCAGGTCAAGGGATTGGGAGATGGGCATAGAGACGGCTCTGGAAGATGTGAGGGGTCTGGATAGGCAGAGATGGTGTGGGGGTATCTGGGGATGCTTCCTGGAGTTCTCACAGGGCTCAGACCTGAAAATCGAGTGGTGATGGGGCCTTGTGCAGTTGAGCTGGGCTGTGGGGTTGGCTAGGGGAGCAATGAGGACTTCTTCATGTGCAAAAGATGGTATCTTATTTCTTAACCTTTTCCAGGGGCTGCAAAACCCTTTCTATCCCGCCTTTGTTCGGGCTGCAGGGTCCTATAACATTTGAATCATCATCCTCTTCTAGGATTCAGCCTGTCCAACCATGTCAGCGTTTCCATCTTTACCTCTGTTTTGAGCTTCAGTTCCATCATAGATACAAATCATCCTACTTAGAACTTGGCATATGGCATTTTGATCtctagctaattttttttttttttttttggctgcactgcatggcttgtgggatctcagttctctgaccaaggattgaagctgggccacggcagtgaaagcctggaatcctaaccactaggccaccagggaactctagCTAATTTTcataccaagaaagaaaaataaatgtgcctCCTCCAAGCCCATTGCCACTGAGCTCTCCTCCCTCTGAACAAGTTTCATTTTGCAGAAAGCAAGCAGTTTCAGGGGACTGAGAGCATAGGGTGAACTGTGCCCTTGTTTTTGCAGGACATCTCCAGAGCAGTCTGTGTCTGGCAGCGGGTTCATAAAGTTGTTCTCTGCCTCTGAGTTTCTCTCTGTGGGGTGGTGCCCAAGGTGATCTAGACAAGCAAGCCATGCTAAGGGGCTTGGTGTCCTGCACCACTTGCTTTGCACCTTGGCCTCCCTTGTCCTCCTTATGCAGAATGATTTGTTCTCATTTCCTTTACTTCTCCTGTGTCTAACCCAGAGGCCTAAGCAGAGCAAAGGGGGAATGCGCTAGGACCAAAGAGCTCAGGTCACACTGAAACCTGGCACAAAAATGGCCACCCAGGCCTAGGACCTTTGCGGGGGACACTTGTCCCCCATCAACTGGCCAGTGTCAGAACATTGGAGCTATTTAGAATCAAAGTCTTAAGTCTATTGGTGGTTGCCCCATGTCAACCTGTATTtcttctagaaataatttttaatgatatcATCTGCCTAATTTACATAAGTAATCCTTGTTCAGTGtaaaaagaaaccttaaaaaacacaaagaaaaaaataaatgcccaTAATCTCATCACTCAGGATAACTCATTGTTAATAATTAGGTGAATCTCCTTTCAGTCATTTGTGTGCATTTATGTACAAACAAAAATGAGGTCGTGCAGTGTACCCTTGTCTGCAGCCTCCCTTCTTCAGAGAGAAATACATCGTGAACTCAGCCAGTACCCAtctaaaacatgattttaattgCCCTGTGGTATTCTGTAGTATGAATATGTCACAG from Physeter macrocephalus isolate SW-GA chromosome 11, ASM283717v5, whole genome shotgun sequence carries:
- the PPP1R36 gene encoding protein phosphatase 1 regulatory subunit 36 translates to MEQLGLRLGMWYWKDETRTLEFRSFTPAVELKERGKKGKAVHFAEIDGPASDRLTDKRFALREDKSPKGLEKRSQQGNVTLHDAKFVALLLLQDTEMQHICSFTTFMRNKNLDNFLMALLYYLYYYLEKISQEKKPKSCVVGLVEKKEMESVISKLEAAQKYLAQKYCVLVLGLGMPDKHHMCCGKGKISDTQKDWKFFESFYTFCTYVAWIVFRRQHFTEIEEEIGRLFRSDMFNIPRRKREDEESGGKKKRMTFVQFRRMMAKRPAMKKAINVRSPVMSTLLPSLREKAQSISGKKYHQVGMKFPARMQEHKENLDSVHMPIVGILGEPRCQFNPHTLIPLDTEESMKSGRQSSMIERNNMRIQDTLDLVMRALSSQTTFPK